The following proteins are encoded in a genomic region of Oncorhynchus keta strain PuntledgeMale-10-30-2019 chromosome 8, Oket_V2, whole genome shotgun sequence:
- the unc93a gene encoding protein unc-93 homolog A: protein MIDRNMKNVLVVSIGFLSLFTAYGGLQSLQSSLNAEDGMGVTSLSVIYASIILSSMFLPPILIKNLGCKWTIVAGMGCYVTYSIGNLYPGWYTLIPTSVILGMGGSPLWSAKCTLLTISGNLQAPNENKAAADVINKYFGIFFLIFQSSAVWGNLMSSLIFGSDTNGTNITMEDLQYCGAGVCADINSNSTTKKPAQQLVWTLVGCYIGVGVLAMIIVAVFLDNIDRDQAREFREKREPFWSTFLATFTLLKDKRLVILIPLTMYSGFEQSFLSGEYTKNYVTCALGIHFVGYAMICFGAANSLCSFMFGRLAEYTGRAPLFCLAAVTNFSCILALLFWRPHPDQLPVFFVFPALWGLADAVWQTQTNALYGVLFPRQKEAAFANYRMWESLGFVIAFAYSTFICLDIKLYILLGVLILSMVTYLWVEYQERKNPTLPVEEGVYDTDFSKENHILNQTSL, encoded by the exons ATGATAGACCGAAATATGAAAAATGTTCTGGTTGTATCCATTGGATTTTTATCTCTGTTCACAGCATACGGAGGACTTCAGAGTTTACAG AGCAGTCTGAATGCAGAGGACGGGATGGGGGTGACATCTCTCAGTGTTATCTATGCCTCCATCATCCTGTCCTCCATGTTCCTGCCACCCATTCTCATCAAAAACCTGGGCTGCAAATGGACTATTGTTGCTGGCATGGGCTGCTATGTGACCTATTCAATTGGAAACCTCTATCCAGGATG GTATACTCTGATCCCCACCTCTGTGATCCTGGGTATGGGAGGGTCTCCACTCTGGTCTGCCAAGTGTACCCTTCTCACCATCAGCGGCAACCTGCAGGCCCCTAACGAAAACAAGGCGGCAGCGGATGTTATCAATAAGTACTTTGGCATATTCTTCCTGATATTCCAGTCTTCGGCCGTATGGGGAAACCTCATGTCGTCGTTGATATTCGGTTCAGATACAAATGGAA CTAACATCACCATGGAAGATCTACAATATTGTGGTGCAGGTGTGTGTGCTGATATCAATTCAAACTCCACGACCAAAAAACCAGCACAACAATTGGTTTGGACGCTAGTCGGCTGCTATATTG GGGTGGGTGTGCTGGCCATGATCATAGTGGCAGTATTTCTGGATAACATAGACAGAGATCAGGCCAGGGAGTTCAGGGAAAAGAGGGAACCATTCTGGAGCACCTTCCTGGCCACGTTTACACTCCTGAAGGACAAGAGACTCGTCATTCTCATCCCTTTGACCATGTACAGTGGCTTTGAACAGAGTTTCCTCTCTGGTGAATACACAAAG AACTATGTGACCTGTGCATTAGGAATCCATTTTGTTGGCTATGCGATGATATGTTTTGGAGCCGCAAATTCGTTATGTTCCTTTATGTTTGGGAGGTTGGCAGAATACACTGGAAGAGCCCCACTGTTTTGCTTGG CTGCGGTGACCAACTTTTCCTGTATCCTGGCTCTGTTGTTCTGGAGGCCTCACCCAGACCAGCTGCCAGTGTTCTTTGTGTTTCCTGCCCTCTGGGGCCTGGCAGATGCTGTGTGGCAGACACAAACCAATG CACTGTACGGGGTTCTCTTCCCCAGACAAAAAGAGGCAGCATTCGCTAACTACCGTATGTGGGAATCACTGGGATTCGTTATAGCCTTCGCCTACAGTACCTTCATCTGTTTGGACATCAAGCTCTACATCCTCCTGGGAGTTCTGatcctctccatggtaacctatTTGTGGGTGGAGTACCAAGAACGCAAGAATCCTACTCTTCCAGTGGAGGAGGGAGTATACGACACAGACTTCTCAAAGGAAAATCACATCCTCAATCAGACCAGCTTGTAG
- the LOC118386882 gene encoding protein unc-93 homolog A-like: MKNVLVVSFGFLLLFTATGSLLNLQSSLNTEEGVGVASASVQFASIILSSMFVAPLVIKYLGCKWTIVAAMGCNVVYTVGNFYPGWETLLPTSIILGFGESPLWSATSTYLTINGRKQAEKDKKKTQDVINQYFGILFLLYQSSAVWGNLMSSIVFGQDSTSVNISESDLQFCGVGSCGNISEAPSNSTRPPERLVHTLMGCYVGVGVLAMLLVAVFLDNIDRDMTMEFRSNKEPFCSTFLATFKQLNDRRQVFLIPVTAYIGLELGFLNGEYTKEYVTCALGLHFIGYVMICFGATSSLFSYVFGRLSQYSGRVALFALATTTQFTCILGLLFWRPHPDQLPVFFVFPALWGLADAVWQTQTNALYGVLFHGQKEAAFANYRLWEAVGYVIAFACSRFLCVNTKLYILMGVLLLSVTLCFSVEYGEYISPTPGEDNTIDTKLEIKSTELNEDNDTECDKVL, from the exons ATGAAAAATGTCCTGGTTGTGTCCTTTGGATTCTTGCTGTTGTTTACTGCGACTGGAAGCCTTCTGAATCTACAG AGCAGTTTGAACACTGAAGAAGGAGTAGGTGTGGCCTCAGCAAGTGTGCAgtttgcctccatcattctgtccTCCATGTTTGTTGCCCCCTTGGTTATAAAATACCTGGGCTGCAAGTGGACCATTGTTGCTGCGATGGGATGCAATGTTGTGTACACAGTTGGAAACTTCTATCCAGGATG GGAAACCCTGCTCCCTACTTCAATAATCCTTGGATTTGGGGAATCTCCTTTATGGTCAGCTACAAGCACCTATCTTACCATAAATGGTAGAAAACAAGCGGAGAAGGACAAAAAGAAGACCCAAGATGTGATAAACCAGTACTTCGGGATCTTGTTTCTGCTGTACCAGTCTTCAGCAGTCTGGGGAAATCTAATGTCCTCCATTGTCTTCGGGCAAGACTCAACCTCAG TCAACATCAGTGAGAGTGATCTACAGTTCTGTGGAGTGGGTAGCTGTGGCAACATCAGCGAGGCCCCAAGCAATTCCACCAGACCACCGGAGAGATTAGTGCACACTCTGATGGGCTGCTATGTTG GTGTAGGTGTGCTGGCCATGCTCTTAGTGGCTGTGTTTCTGGATAACATTGACCGAGATATGACAATGGAGTTTAGAAGCAACAAGGAGCCATTCTGCAGCACTTTCTTGGCCACGTTTAAACAGCTAAACGATAGGCGTCAGGTGTTTTTGATCCCAGTCACTGCCTACATTGGTCTGGAGTTGGGTTTTCTCAATGGGGAGTACACCAAG GAATATGTGACCTGCGCTTTGGGACTACATTTCATTGGATATGTGATGATTTGCTTTGGTGCCACAAGTTCCCTGTTTTCCTACGTGTTTGGGCGTCTGTCACAATATTCTGGACGGGTAGCACTTTTCGCTTTGG CCACAACcacccagtttacctgtatcctGGGTCTGTTGTTCTGGAGGCCTCACCCAGACCAGCTGCCAGTGTTCTTTGTGTTTCCTGCCCTCTGGGGCCTGGCAGACGCTGTGTGGCAGACACAAACCAATG CACTCTATGGTGTTCTCTTCCATGGCCAGAAGGAGGCAGCATTTGCCAACTATCGCCTATGGGAGGCTGTGGGATATGTAATAGCATTTGCTTGTAGCCGTTTTCTCTGTGTGAATACCAAGCTATACATCCTTATGGGAGTTCTTCTGCTCTCAGTAACACTTTGTTTTTCAGTGGAATATGGTGAATACATTAGCCCTACACCAGGTGAGGACAACACTATCGATACGAAACTGGAGATAAAGAGCACAGAACTCAATGAGGATAATGATACAGAATGTGATAAAGTGTTGTAA
- the ttll2 gene encoding probable tubulin polyglutamylase TTLL2, with the protein MAAGVCGPTPLVFRLHEGAPELVREVLLERGWEEYDEQGQEEGGWNLYWRTSAFHNSDYENILPWQRLNHHPKTVGITRKDCLARNLKRMRGTFGSGLYNFSPTTFILPNDYTRFLAEYTKHHLKNGGRSGYWICKPVDLSRGRGIFIFEDIRDLVYDSSVIVQRYISNPLLISGYKFDLRIYVCVKSFQPLIIYMHQEGMVRFATEKYNLTSLDNLYSHLTNTSINKFGPFYTTDKERVGQGCKWTMSKFRCFLHSQGINELFLWQKINNIVTLTLLTIAPSVPSSPNSVELFGFDILIDAKYKPWLLEVNYSPALTIDCQVDVTVKKVLLNDLVDLMNYKSMDSVRQRGYLKQKYKRPCYLGSQSLRSPVLPKSMCEHHPGNKKSHSIHSTFSDSMRYFPSVEMNRICTARNSISNTKRSALNPILIPHSKTAAVTGNRKTHPVLSQMTEAIQWSEVSDIESEFDDRNLSTRVSPWQASRQPAGGCCKLPAIHIQKYKTPKFPWDPKSQDKSTPPLRVGDFILTFPFNEVTLKASWDKLNVKTAVHEVHKLISQLASGCSHKQKRGTEDELDRCKEKKDFGSLFWGPTNPPLLSECHLSN; encoded by the coding sequence ATGGCCGCAGGTGTGTGTGGCCCCACACCCCTGGTGTTCCGGCTACACGAGGGAGCCCCAGAGCTGGTGAGAGAGGTGCTGctggagagaggctgggaggagtATGATGAGCAGGGGCAGGAGGAGGGAGGCTGGAACCTCTACTGGCGCACCTCAGCCTTCCACAACTCAGACTACGAGAACATACTGCCATGGCAGAGACTCAACCATCACCCCAAGACTGTGGGCATCACCCGCAAGGATTGCCTGGCCAGAAACCTGAAGAGAATGAGAGGGACGTTCGGCTCGGGTCTTTACAACTTCAGCCCGACAACTTTCATCCTCCCCAATGATTACACCAGGTTTCTGGCAGAGTACACTAAGCATCATTTGAAGAATGGAGGCAGGTCGGGGTATTGGATCTGCAAGCCAGTGGATCTATCAAGAGGCAGGGGCATCTTTATCTTTGAGGACATCAGAGACTTGGTGTATGACTCCTCAGTGATCGTTCAGAGATACATTAGcaatcctctcctcatctcaggGTACAAATTTGACCTTCGGATCTATGTTTGTGTGAAAAGTTTTCAGCCCCTCATCATCTACATGCATCAGGAGGGAATGGTACGCTTTGCGACTGAGAAATACAATTTGACATCTTTGGACAacctttattctcacctgaccaaCACGAGCATTAATAAGTTTGGCCCCTTCTACacaacagacaaagagagagtggGACAAGGATGTAAGTGGACTATGAGTAAATTCCGCTGCTTTCTTCATAGCCAAGGTATCAATGAACTGTTCCTCTGGCAAAAGATCAACAACATTGTCACACTCACTTTGCTCACCATAGCCCCTTCCGTACCTTCCAGTCCCAACAGTGTTGAGCTCTTTGGGTTTGACATCCTAATTGATGCCAAATATAAGCCATGGCTACTAGAGGTTAACTACAGCCCTGCTCTCACCATCGACTGCCAAGTAGACGTGACAGTCAAGAAAGTGCTTCTCAATGATCTAGTTGATCTGATGAACTACAAGTCCATGGACAGCGTTAGACAGAGAGGATATCTCAAACAGAAGTACAAACGCCCCTGCTATCTAGGCAGCCAGTCTCTGCGGTCCCCAGTGCTCCCCAAGTCTATGTGTGAGCACCACCCAGGAAACAAGAAAAGTCACAGCATCCATTCTACGTTTTCTGACAGTATGAGATACTTTCCATCAGTTGAGATGAACCGGATCTGCACTGCAAGGAATTCCATAAGCAACACCAAGCGCTCGGCTCTGAATCCAATACTCATCCCACATTCAAAGACTGCAGCTGTAACTGGAAACAGAAAGACACATCCAGTGCTCTCACAGATGACAGAGGCCATCCAGTGGTCTGAGGTTTCAGACATAGAGTCAGAGTTTGATGACAGAAACCTGTCCACACGTGTTAGCCCGTGGCAGGCCTCAAGGCAACCAGCCGGGGGCTGCTGTAAGCTACCTGCCATTCACATTCAAAAGTACAAGACTCCTAAATTCCCATGGGACCCTAAAAGCCAAGATAAGAGTACCCCACCACTCCGTGTGGGAGACTTCATACTGACGTTTCCTTTTAATGAGGTCACACTGAAGGCGTCGTGGGACAAGCTCAACGTTAAGACTGCAGTCCACGAGGTTCACAAGCTCATCAGCCAGCTAGCATCAGGATGTAGCCacaaacagaagagagggacGGAAGATGAGTTGGATAGATGCAAAGAGAAAAAGGATTTTGGGTCTTTGTTTTGGGGACCTACTAACCCTCCTCTACTTAGTGAGTGCCACTTGTCAAACTAA